In Odontesthes bonariensis isolate fOdoBon6 chromosome 6, fOdoBon6.hap1, whole genome shotgun sequence, one genomic interval encodes:
- the slc1a3a gene encoding solute carrier family 1 member 3a isoform X1, whose translation MTQSKGENPQRTQSGLQQIRAGIQSRSQLAKKRVKNITKNDVKGFFMRNAFVILTIAAVILGTSLGFVLRPYKMSYREVKFFSFPGELLMRMLQMLVLPLLVSSLITGIAALDSRASGKMGMRAVVYYTTTTVIAVFIGIVMVLVIHPGKGSKAEFTNQQQIEQINAADAFLDLIRNMFPPNIVEACTKQFKTKYAKRVVQVTVTVNDTIFTLNGSKQIAQEEMIPVPGTVNGINALGLVVFSICFGLIIGSMREQGQPLKDFFDCLNEAIMRLVAIIMWYAPIGILFLIAGKIVEMEDITAMGGQLGMYTVTVISGLLIHALVVLPTLYFVITRKNPFVFIAGLLQALITALGTSSSSATLPITFKCLEENNKIDKRVTRFVLPVGATINMDGTALYEALAAIFIAQVNDYSLSFGQILTISITATAASIGAAGIPQAGLVTMVIVLTSVGLPTDDISLIIAVDWFLDRLRTTTNVLGDSIGAGIVEHLSRHELKKKDLEMGNSVVEEADKKPYRLISQENECENERPTNSETKM comes from the exons ATGACTCAAAGCAAAGGGGAGAACCCACAGAGGACCCAGAGTGGTCTCCAACAGATCCGGGCTGGGATCCAGTCCCGATCTCAGCTTGCCAAGAAAAGAGTGAAGAACATCACAAAAAATGACGTAAAGGGATTCTTTATGAGAAATGCTTTTGTAATACTAACCATTGCTGCTGTCATTCTGG GTACAAGCCTGGGATTTGTCCTGCGTCCGTACAAAATGTCTTACCGTGAAGTGAAGTTCTTCTCTTTCCCTGGCGAGCTGCTGATGAGAATGCTCCAGATGCTGGTGCTGCCTTTACTGGTCTCCAGTCTCATCACAG GTATAGCCGCTCTGGACAGCCGTGCCTCTGGTAAAATGGGTATGAGGGCAGTGGTCTACTACACCACCACAACTGTCATTGCTGTGTTCATTGGTATTGTCATGGTGCTCGTTATCCACCCTGGGAAAGGATCAAAGGCTGAGTTCACCAACCAGCAGCAGATAGAGCAGATCAACGCTGCTGATGCCTTTCTGGACCTTATCAG AAACATGTTTCCTCCTAACATTGTGGAAGCTTGCACCAAGCAG TTCAAGACGAAGTATGCCAAGAGAGTTGTCCAAGTGACAGTGACGGTGAATGACACAATATTCACACTGAATGGTAGCAAGCAGATAGCCCAAGAGGAGATGATCCCAGTGCCAGGAACAGTGAATGGAATTAATGCACTTGGCCTGGTGGTGTTCTCCATTTGCTTTGGTCTGATTATTGGGAGCATGCGGGAACAGGGACAGCCCTTAAAAGACTTCTTTGACTGCCTCAATGAAGCCATCATGAGGCTGGTTGCCATAATAATGTG GTACGCCCCTATTGGTATCTTGTTCCTGATTGCTGGTAAGATTGTGGAGATGGAGGACATTACAGCTATGGGTGGTCAGCTGGGGATGTATACGGTGACAGTCATAAGTGGCCTATTGATTCACGCCCTCGTTGTCCTGCCAACACTCTACTTCGTCATCACCAGGAAGAACCCCTTTGTGTTCATTGCTGGGCTGCTGCAGGCACTCATCACTGCCCTGGGCACATCTTCTAG TTCTGCCACATTGCCGATTACTTTTAAATGCTTGGAAGAAAACAACAAGATTGACAAACGTGTGACCCGTTTTGTGCTACCTGTCGGTGCCACCATAAACATGGATGGCACTGCACTGTACGAAGCCCTGGCAGCCATCTTTATAGCTCAGGTCAACGATTATAGCCTTAGTTTTGGGCAGATTCTCACCATCAG TAtcacagccacagcagccaGCATTGGAGCAGCTGGAATACCTCAGGCAGGTCTGGTCACCATGGTGATAGTGCTAACGTCTGTGGGCCTGCCCACAGATGACATCTCACTGATAATTGCTGTTGACTGGTTCCT GGACAGATTGCGCACCACCACCAATGTGCTCGGAGACTCCATTGGTGCAGGTATAGTTGAACACCTGTCTCGCCATGAGCTCAAAAAGAAGGACCTGGAGATGGGCAACTCGGTGGTGGAGGAGGCAGACAAAAAGCCGTACCGTCTCATCTCCCAGGAGAACGAGTGTGAGAATGAGAGGCCCACTAACAGTGAGACCAAGATGTAG
- the slc1a3a gene encoding solute carrier family 1 member 3a isoform X2 — protein MTQSKGENPQRTQSGLQQIRAGIQSRSQLAKKRVKNITKNDVKGFFMRNAFVILTIAAVILGTSLGFVLRPYKMSYREVKFFSFPGELLMRMLQMLVLPLLVSSLITGIAALDSRASGKMGMRAVVYYTTTTVIAVFIGIVMVLVIHPGKGSKAEFTNQQQIEQINAADAFLDLIRRKSSKRE, from the exons ATGACTCAAAGCAAAGGGGAGAACCCACAGAGGACCCAGAGTGGTCTCCAACAGATCCGGGCTGGGATCCAGTCCCGATCTCAGCTTGCCAAGAAAAGAGTGAAGAACATCACAAAAAATGACGTAAAGGGATTCTTTATGAGAAATGCTTTTGTAATACTAACCATTGCTGCTGTCATTCTGG GTACAAGCCTGGGATTTGTCCTGCGTCCGTACAAAATGTCTTACCGTGAAGTGAAGTTCTTCTCTTTCCCTGGCGAGCTGCTGATGAGAATGCTCCAGATGCTGGTGCTGCCTTTACTGGTCTCCAGTCTCATCACAG GTATAGCCGCTCTGGACAGCCGTGCCTCTGGTAAAATGGGTATGAGGGCAGTGGTCTACTACACCACCACAACTGTCATTGCTGTGTTCATTGGTATTGTCATGGTGCTCGTTATCCACCCTGGGAAAGGATCAAAGGCTGAGTTCACCAACCAGCAGCAGATAGAGCAGATCAACGCTGCTGATGCCTTTCTGGACCTTATCAG ACGGAAAAGTTCAAAAAGAGAGTGA